Proteins co-encoded in one Juglans regia cultivar Chandler chromosome 16, Walnut 2.0, whole genome shotgun sequence genomic window:
- the LOC109004455 gene encoding isoflavone 7-O-glucosyltransferase 1-like: MDLGMQMDDQVSEVEVLSHVSVGGFVTHYGWNSVLEAVCGGVLMIGWPLYAEQRMNKVIKVKDLKVALVVNESENGCMSGEELEKWVRELMDSEEGKEVRKRSSSMRDAATKAMGKGGSSHNDFQKLVPLWLS; the protein is encoded by the exons ATGGATTTGGGTATGCAGATGGATGACCAAGTCTCAGAG GTGGAGGTTCTGAGTCACGTCTCAGTGGGCGGGTTCGTGACACACTACGGATGGAACTCAGTGCTTGAAGCGGTGTGCGGCGGGGTGCTGATGATTGGGTGGCCTCTGTATGCGGAGCAAAGGATGAACAAGGTGATAAAGGTGAAGGACTTGAAGGTGGCATTGGTGGTGAACGAGTCGGAAAATGGGTGCATGAGTGGGGAGGAGTTGGAAAAGTGGGTGAGGGAATTAATGGACTCGGAGGAAGGGAAGGAGGTGAGAAAGAGGTCGTCGAGCATGAGAGATGCTGCTACCAAAGCCATGGGAAAGGGTGGGTCCTCTCATAATGACTTTCAGAAGTTGGTTCCACTGTGGCTTTCGTAA
- the LOC109004491 gene encoding UDP-glycosyltransferase 88A1-like, with amino-acid sequence MCMYNLYTCSCVSLSLSLCILLHTSMEAIVLYPAPNMGHLISMVELAQLILHHHHPSNSLLSVHVLITSPPINLGSASTYIASVSATTPSIIFHHLPDPSPPLLPASFPSMEVLVFEHINLTNPHVQTTLLSISLFSSIRAFVIDGFCTPALEVGTSLHIPTYYFFSSGASCLALFLYLPTLHKNTTTSFKDLNTHLHVPGLPPIPSSHMPEPTLDRTKEQHSWFLNFATRLPKSAGIIVNTFNSLEPNALKAISDGICVQDGHTPPIFCVGPVIKSNDPSAGGQAECLKWLDSQPRGKVVFLSFGSLGTFSKEQLKEIAVGLEKSGQRFLWVVRSPPMKEQRQLLMSQSDEDPDLDSLLPESFLDRTREKGLVVKQWAPQVAVLSHDAVGSFVTHCGWNSVLEAICAGIPMVAWPLYAEQRFNKTLLVEQLKLALPMNESAGGLVSAAEVERRVREIMDSEDGNSVREQVLAKRQEAMAASSEHGSSRVALAKFVESAKR; translated from the coding sequence atgtgtatgtataatCTATATACTTGTTCctgcgtctctctctctctctctctctgcatcctCCTTCACACATCAATGGAGGCCATAGTGCTGTATCCAGCGCCAAACATGGGTCACCTTATCTCCATGGTGGAGCTTGCTCAGCTaatcctccaccaccaccatcctTCTAATTCTCTATTATCCGTCCACGTCCTCATCACCTCTCCACCCATCAACCTTGGCTCCGCCTCCACCTACATCGCCTCCGTCTCCGCCACCACCCCTTCCATCATCTTCCATCACCTCCCCGACCCCTCTCCCCCTCTCCTTCCGGCCTCCTTCCCCTCCATGGAAGTACTCGTTTTTGAGCACATCAACCTCACCAACCCTCATGTCCAAACCACCCTcctttctatctctctcttttcctccaTCCGTGCTTTCGTTATCGACGGCTTCTGTACTCCCGCTCTCGAAGTCGGCACTTCCCTCCATATCCCAACTTactatttcttttcctccgGCGCAAGTTGCCTCGCCTTGTTTCTCTACCTCCCCACTCTTCACAAAAACACCACGACAAGCTTCAAAGACCTCAACACCCACCTCCACGTCCCAGGCTTACCACCCATCCCCTCGTCCCATATGCCGGAGCCAACGCTTGACAGAACCAAAGAACAACATTCTTGGTTCCTTAATTTTGCTACCCGCCTTCCGAAATCTGCTGGAATCATCGTTAACACGTTTAACTCTCTTGAGCCAAATGCATTGAAAGCTATATCTGATGGAATTTGCGTCCAGGACGGCCACACTCCACCCATTTTCTGTGTTGGACCAGTGATCAAGTCCAACGACCCAAGTGCTGGAGGTCAAGCTGAGTGTTTAAAATGGCTTGACTCGCAACCCAGGGGAAAGGTTGTATTTTTGAGCTTCGGGAGCTTAGGTACGTTTTCAAAGGAGCAGTTGAAGGAAATAGCTGTAGGGCTAGAGAAAAGTGGCCAAAGGTTCTTGTGGGTGGTGCGCAGTCCACCTATGAAAGAGCAAAGGCAGCTGTTGATGTCACAATCTGATGAAGACCCAGACTTGGATTCTTTGCTTCCAGAAAGTTTCTTGGATCGCACTAGGGAGAAAGGGCTCGTCGTGAAGCAATGGGCACCACAGGTAGCGGTGCTGAGTCATGACGCGGTGGGCAGTTTCGTCACTCATTGTGGGTGGAACTCAGTGCTGGAAGCGATTTGCGCTGGCATACCGATGGTGGCGTGGCCGCTGTACGCGGAGCAGAGGTTTAACAAGACATTGTTGGTGGAACAGTTGAAGCTGGCTTTGCCAATGAATGAGTCGGCGGGCGGGTTAGTGAGCGCGGCCGAGGTGGAGAGGCGAGTTAGAGAGATTATGGACTCGGAGGATGGAAACTCGGTGAGAGAGCAGGTATTGGCCAAGAGACAGGAGGCAATGGCGGCATCGAGTGAACACGGCTCATCCCGAGTTGCGCTCGCAAAGTTTGTCGAGTCGGCGAAGAGGTGA
- the LOC109004490 gene encoding anthocyanidin 5,3-O-glucosyltransferase-like, translating into MPDQDAIVLYPSPGWGHLIPMVELGKLILQHHPSFSIIVIVYHTQNMATPASAAQYVTAINATSPSITFHHLPPVSNIPPPSTTSSPVENMTFLLPLLNNTNLHQALRTISQTSNLKAFIIDFFCDAAFQVAANLCIPTYYFITCSALALVLALCNPTHHKSMDKSSKGLDLMLVDITGLPLIPASDLPRLATDRGSQAYQFFLNSGINMARANGLIVNSFEQLERKAIKAISDGLCVADGSTPPVFGIGPLISSGKYQGPENEQHDQCMNWLNSQPSQSVVFLCFGSMGLFSAEQLKEIAVGLENSGQRFLWVVRNPPPDNDKEPKLDELLPKGFSERTKDRGFVMKQWAPQMEVLSHDSVGGFVTHCGWNSVLEAVCGGVPMIGWPLFAEQRMNRVIMVKELKVALAVNESENGWVSGEELEKRVRELMESEEGKEVRKRSSAMRDAAAKAMRKGGTSHNDFEKLVALLLS; encoded by the coding sequence ATGCCGGATCAGGATGCCATAGTTCTCTACCCCTCTCCAGGCTGGGGTCACCTAATCCCCATGGTAGAGCTTGGGAAGCTCATACTCCAACACCACCCTTCATTTTCCATCATTGTCATCGTCTACCACACTCAAAACATGGCTACCCCTGCTTCCGCCGCCCAATACGTGACTGCCATCAACGCCACCTCCCCCTCCATCACCTTCCACCACCTCCCACCCGTCTCCAACATCCCCCCACCTTCTACTACTTCTTCCCCCGTAGAGAACATGACCTTCTTACTCCCACTCCTCAACAACACTAATCTTCACCAAGCCCTCCGAACCATCTCCCAGACCTCCAACCTCAAAGCCTTTATCATTGATTTCTTCTGCGATGCTGCTTTCCAAGTGGCAGCAAACCTTTGCATCCCCACATACTATTTCATTACCTGTAGCGCACTCGCTTTAGTCTTGGCTCTATGCAACCCCACCCACCATAAAAGTATGGATAAAAGCTCGAAAGGTCTCGACCTCATGCTCGTTGATATTACAGGTTTACCTTTAATCCCAGCTTCAGACTTGCCGAGACTCGCTACAGATCGTGGTTCTCAAGCGTATCAGTTTTTCTTAAACAGCGGAATCAACATGGCCAGAGCAAATGGACTCATCGTAAACTCATTCGAACAGCTCGAAAGAAAAGCTATCAAGGCCATATCTGATGGACTCTGTGTGGCAGATGGATCGACACCGCCAGTATTCGGCATTGGTCCTTTGATATCGTCAGGCAAATATCAAGGACCTGAGAATGAACAGCATGATCAGTGTATGAATTGGCTAAACTCGCAACCGAGTCAGAGCGTTGTGTTTCTGTGCTTTGGAAGCATGGGATTGTTTTCGGCAGAACAGTTGAAAGAAATAGCAGTAGGATTAGAAAACAGTGGCCAAAGGTTCTTGTGGGTGGTGAGAAATCCACCACCAGATAACGACAAAGAACCAAAGTTGGATGAATTATTACCGAAAGGTTTCTCGGAAAGGACCAAGGATAGGGGTTTCGTGATGAAACAATGGGCTCCGCAGATGGAGGTTCTGAGTCACGACTCAGTGGGCGGGTTCGTGACACACTGCGGGTGGAACTCAGTGCTTGAAGCGGTGTGCGGCGGGGTGCCGATGATTGGGTGGCCTCTATTTGCGGAGCAAAGGATGAACAGGGTGATAATGGTGAAGGAATTGAAGGTGGCGTTGGCGGTGAACGAGTCGGAAAACGGGTGGGTGAGTGGGGAGGAGTTGGAGAAGCGGGTGAGGGAATTAATGGAGTCGGAGGAAGGGAAGGAGGTGAGAAAGAGGTCGTCGGCCATGAGAGATGCTGCTGCCAAAGCTATGAGAAAGGGTGGGACCTCTCATAATGACTTTGAGAAGTTAGTTGCGCTGTTGCTTTCGTAA
- the LOC109004470 gene encoding late embryogenesis abundant protein At1g64065-like: MPGDNKDARRKGNMKCLAYIAAGIIAQTLIIVLFVLLVMRIRNPKVRLSSVAVENLGVNFSSSSPSFHMKLTALVTVKNTNFGHFKFSNNTATFSYRGIEVGEGTILQARARARSTKKLNVTVSVDSSKVSRKSLLHSDINSGVLKLSSYAKLSGKIHLFKVVKKKKSAEMNCTMELNTKAKAIQNLACK, encoded by the coding sequence ATGCCTGGCGATAACAAAGATGCACGTCGTAAAGGAAACATGAAGTGCTTGGCATACATTGCTGCTGGGATCATAGCACAAACCCTAATCATAGTGCTTTTTGTGCTACTAGTTATGCGCATCCGAAATCCAAAGGTCCGGTTAAGTTCAGTCGCGGTGGAAAATCTCGGCGTCAACTTCTCCTCTTCCTCGCCCTCCTTTCACATGAAACTCACTGCTCTAGTTACCGTCAAAAACACCAATTTCGGTCACTTCAAGTTCAGTAACAACACGGCTACTTTTTCGTACAGGGGTATTGAGGTTGGAGAGGGCACCATACTTCAGGCGCGCGCTAGGGCTCGATCAACCAAGAAGCTTAATGTCACGGTGTCGGTGGATTCGAGCAAGGTATCGAGGAAGTCTCTGTTGCATAGTGATATCAACTCCGGGGTTCTGAAGCTTAGCAGCTATGCAAAATTGAGTGGGAAGATTCATTTGTTCAAGGTTGTCAAGAAGAAAAAGTCCGCTGAAATGAATTGTACCATGGAGTTGAATACCAAAGCAAAAGCTATCCAGAATTTGGCGTGCAAATAA